The window GTGCATCTTAAATAAATAGTTCGTCTTTATTAAAGGCTTTAAAATTTGacattgtaatatatatatattgcagcCACAAGTGTTTCCAAAGAACTACGTCGTGTCTCACTATTTCAACGACAGCGCGCTGTGCAATGAGCCGGTAAGAATGGGTTTCTGGATTAAATGggattttgatattttatgggGCCTACTATCAGAAgtcaataaataagtaaatacaattcttgaaaaataaatgttgaaataggCTAATTATCATTGAATtatctattctttttttttttttaaaaacaaacaaaaaaaaaacagcaagttaTATTGTTTGTAATATTGGAAGAACATTTGtctgcaaaataaaagtcagcCTGTAACCAACATACAGATTTTGGACCCCTTtagataatttttattttttaacagctTTTTAACACCTTTAACAGCTTGATAATCATGACTCTAATGTTTGACAGTAATGCTTTTATTATATACACTCTTTTGAATTCGTGGTGCAAAGAAAGTTTTTAACTATTCTATGGTTGGAACGGATTGTTACaccaaattacatttttaaccaTTTTCAGTCATGATATGTTGAATATGGCACAAACATTTTTCCCAGATGAAAGCAACAAGAATAAGTAGATTACATTTCTAAGAGCttgtaattacatataattGAACATGTAATTAACCTTGATTCATCTCAGCCATCCTTATTTGTCACTGAcccaaatataaaatgtttagcaGCTAATTTTGCTCCTAGTAGCTAAACTTAGAACTAcacctgtctctctctctctctgtgtgtgtgtttagtgctGTGTGTTCAGTGCTGCTGCGTTCCTGTCTAATTCCTGGATTCAGCTCCTCCAGCATCTCAGTAGAGTTCATCTCAAATACAGGTTCATCAGCGAGCTGATTCTCACACTGGACAACATAGCAAAAGAGGTATATTgtcatacactctcagaaaaaaagcttTCACTGGGGTGGTAGCCTTTCAAAAGTTACACTTGAAGGTACATATCAGtacctaaagtgtacatattagtacctaaatggtacatatttGTTCCTTTTGAAGAAATACAACCCCAGTAACagcttttgtatctttttttctaagagtgtataaaatatttgttttgtacaCACTTTTAAACACACTTTGTTCATACCATACTTCTTGCCactgtactgtttttacagATGTTGTATCAACACGTCTTTCAATCTTGATTGTAGGTTTGATAGATTGTAGATCTCTTGTggttagtgttttttttctatcttTTTGTAAACAGAAAATTCCAGATCGTCCAGATATCTCTGCTTTTCCATCTGTTCAGTCTTCGCCTGAAAGTCTTCTCTCCTTCACTTCATCCCTCTTCACACGATGGCTCAATCTGGATTGTGCCTTTATAGAGCATCACTGCGTCTTCCCCACACCAAGTGAAGAGGATCAAGAAAATTCGCCATCAGAGGAGGAAGAGAATGTGGAGAACCATGAACCTGTGGATGAGCAGCAGCCTGTGATAGAAGGAGAGACAGGTAAAATGCAGTTTGACCAGGGTCCGACTAACGGCTATAGTGAGTCACTTTTCTCTCACTggactttttcttttctatggATAACATCAAGTCTGATCTGGTGAAAGTTGAGAAATCGGTTTTAAATATGCCACAAAACTTGGCCAAAAGGAGGCTTCACTTTGAAAGGACAGCTACTGTAATTCACTGTTGTTTTATACTGATTAGCATTTGTTTTGAGATTTCAGAGAAGTTGCTCTCTGGATACGGCTCCTGATTTCTGGATGCATGTTAGAGAAAAGGGATGTTTTGGAAACAGACACATGGCCAATATGACGTTCTCTTTCTTGTACatgtatgatgttttttttttctgcatcatGTCTTTGCACTGATTGTTTCTATCACTTAGCCAGTTTTCTGTCATCTTATACAGTGAATTGTGTCATCCATGATAATTCAGGTTAAACCTGTCGACTGaatgttttaacattgaatGTAGTGAAAAAGTAAAGAATACATGAAGCCAAAAGTCTCCGCTTATTGCTCGGTGTTCAGGAGGGAAAAAACTACACTCATGTACTACAGTAAATCCAAGCCATATTAAATAATACTATGGCATAGGAACCAGATTAAGCAAGCTACTTTCTGAAAAAGACATTTGCAAAGGGTTACATAAGTCATGTTTACAAGTATTGTTGTCTTGCCTTAGAGAAGGTTACTACAAGCaatgttttactcaaatgaattTAACAATCTGTCTGTTTTTGGTATACATGTGTTGTCTGTTTTTAAGTgtagatttttatatataaataaaatcttgaAATCAATTCGGTGTTTGCATGAATTGACTATACTCTTTTTGTTTGTCAGAGTGTGTGTATGAGGACTTTCTCTAGTATCCAGCTGGATGGGGAGACTTGCCGATGATGGCACAAACAACAGGACACCACAGAGACCTTTTGTTCACACAATTTTGCTGCTCTACCACAATATAGCCTACAGCTGGTGGCTGGCACATCTCGAAAACACAATTACCCAGTCAACATGCAACATACATTTTAGCTACATATTGTTGATGGATATTGTTCATAATGATGCAGGATTTTACCCTGGATTAGCACAATTGAGCCAAACCACATGCAAACTAGCACAGGCCAACgttgttgaaaaataaatcagtttaaACCAGCCTAAACTGGTTTGCTGGTCAATTTGTCTCGTTTTTGAGGGGGTTTGGCCAGTTTTCAGTTGGTCAGACTGGTGAGCTAATCAGCTGCAAACCTTGGCCTGATTGGAAAACCTTCCTAAACCAAGATGGTTGGCTATCAGTATCACTTTACAGTACGTTAAGGTCCCGCTAGGTAATGTTGCATTAATCAACATTAACTACAATGAGCAAATGAGCTTCTgttacaatatttattcatctttattaaagttaataaataacAACTGTTGTTAATTcgttagctcaggtccattaaatattaaaagatacagctttgattttaatattagtaaatgctgcaacttaacatgaattaagattaataaatgctttagaagtattgttagttcatgttaactaatgtagttatctATCTGAATCCATCGTAAAGTGTCAAGGCCGTCAAGTCAGGCTAGTGATTATATTTCAGCCCAAAAAAGCATGCCTAGATTTTCACAGTCtgagacataaaaaaaaagacataaaaagTGAGAAGGATTTCTGGAAAACATCTCTTTGGGACAACAATTACCGCTAGCCCAACCAGTGACTTGAATGCTGTCCAACTCTGTACAGGGCTCAGCGTGCGCTTTAAACCACGTGACCTGGAGCGGAAGTCCTCCGCTCTCAAAATGTCCGCGGCCGGTGAAGACACGTTGCCTCAAGAGGACGATGAGTTTGAGGACATGGAGGCAAGTGGAAGCGACGAGAATGATATGGAGGGAGAAGGACAGAACGGGGATGGAGAGGGGAAAGTCTATGTCCCCGGTCTGCAGCCGCTCCGGCCGGGAGAAGAGCTGGAGATGGACCGCTCCGCTTACCGCATGTATCACGAGTGCCAGACCGGTCAGTGTGCTCAACATGCCCGCTCACTAAACATAAACATGCACGGTCGATATACGCTCTGCTGTGGTTTGCTTATGTTTGCAAGGGGTAGCGTAGGTCGACCAACAAAATAAAGTACCATGtcaataacatgtttttttgcATATGTGTAATGTTAGTATAATCATGGTGTTTGTATCTGTATACAAGTAAGAATACTGTTAATCAAAATACCATGCGATACCATGGTACTGCCAAAACcttttttatacatatttgtTAAGAAATGTCTGGTTATGTCACCCAAAGTGTATCTCACGTGTGTATTATcactgaaaattaaaatgtcagGATAGGTTACAGTGTTGAGAAACGGTAAATCGTTTAATTGTCCGGAAAATGATGTCACAATATCTTAGTGATATAGGCTGCATATTTGCagtgcaataataaaaataataatgataataaatggtaataataacattattattattatgtgttgTTGCATTTTTTAAGGGCAGTTTTACAGTTCTCTGTACagtaattttgacattttacttttttggTTATGTTAATGATAATTCTCATTGCTGTAATACAGTAGTACAATGCaaattttgcaaagaaaaataacagtaatgatAAACAATGAACATAAAAGGCAGTAAAACAAACAGTATGGTCACGAATAGCCCCCCCCACAAAATAATGAGCATTAATTGTTGTgctcaataaaaatgtaacaataaatacatacatacgtaCATACATACACGCATAcatactaaaacaaaacaaaatttgtCCCAAACTAAGATTAAGAAGTGCTTCATCCAGCATTGTATTCTTTGTGCacggttttctttttttcttttttattcagtttttatttctttttttaagttagTGAAATATGACcaggatgttttttttaaagctttatttttggcatttttgccttCATTATGACAGGACAGGTCagaagtgggagagagatagGGGGGTGTGATTGGAAAAGGTCCTTGAGGCGGTATTCGAACTCGGGATGCCCATAGCGCAGTggcgctgcccacaaggctattggcgccAATGGCCAGGATGTATTTTTAACaagaaaatgacatgaaatgtCTTTAATTTGAATCATAACAGAAAAACTTGTATGTTAATAACTGGGTGTTTCTGTTCCGGTACCTGCTATGTTCTgaaattcatttataatgagCAGACTGGTCTTTCCCCTGCAGGTGCCCCATGTCTGAGTTTTGATGTGGTGCGTGATGGTGAAGGGGAAGGGCGGGAGCAGTTTCCTCTCTCTATGATTCTGTGTGCTGGTACACAGGCGGACACCGCCTTAAGCAACAGGTAAACTGACATGAATGCTGTCAGAGCTTGCTACTTTTATTGTTCTGCAACAAACACctaatacttttattatgcTTGGCTTCCAAAGATGATGACATTTTCATCTCTATCCAGGCTTATTGTCATGCGCATGCACAATCTTCATGAAACTGAcaaagataaagaaaaaaaggaaaatgaaagCAGTGATGAAGAAAGTGATGAAGATGAGGAGGACGAGAACAAGAAACCAGAGTTGGAGCTGGCCATGATGCCACATTATGGTGGGATCAACAGAGTCCGAGTAAGTCTAGTTACTTTCATATTTACTCTtattaatgttttcataattCTGGAGAATTAAAGTGTTACAGCTTTTCCAGTCCAACCAGTTTAATTTTCTCACTCATCATCTAAAGTTATGatctttttacttttaataggTGACCCAGCGAGGGGAACAGACATTTGCTGCGCTCTGGTCAGAGAAAGGACAGGTGGAGATTTTTGACCTCCGACCTCAGCTTGAGGCGGTGCACAGTTCGGCAGCATTGTCGGCCTTCATCAAGCAGCAGAAGGAAGCCACGCctcttttcagtttttctggTCACATGTCAGAAGGATTTGCCATTGATTGGTCACCAAAGGTACCAGGTGTGTAATTTGGACTGTAAtattatatcttatatatatttttcaaagcaaaagtaagctattttctgtgaatgtgtgaaagtccttaacccttgtgcgtcaattaaaaaaaaagttacacctAGGTCCAtagtggacaaaaatgtccattttcaaaaaactgTCATAAAAATTTGAAGCTTGGGAGCACAGACTTAGGTttggtctcattttaaagaagacCATGGCAGATTATTGTGATTAAAAAAGTTATACAggtttaagtttatgaaaatgatttatgaacaatattttatataaaatatatattttatgaaacatgttgaactctaaacctgctagaaaatcaaatccataaatctaaacaagttgtgttccaaatttgaggttgatatctcaaaaaattagctttcagtaagattttgtttggATGCAGTAGCAAATTTTCCCCATTAGATGCCAGCAAAACTCCGCTGGTGGTGGTTGGATTTGTGATTTGCAGTagtttttctctcaaatattacaAGAACAGACAcacagttgtttttttgttttttttaatgacactcatacaaaccacactctgacatccataccaacacacccacacaattatagctgcattatttatccaattggctctataatatgcagaagcagaaaacaggaataaagCGAGCATTTGCTTTATAGAccaaacctgaaaaaatggcaccatctggtaaaaaattacattttgaagccttgccaacagaatgaaagcctattaacaaaaatcgcatcattttacagttaaacaGCACTGCGATTAAAAATTGCGGTTTCAAtggggacatttttgtccaaaagGTCCTGAGAGGAACTATTTTTTTGTACCTTGTGCAAAacagatttattaaaggaaatgggggtgaaatagtaaaattccaataaaaatacacacctgtGCCAAAATGTATGCAGCTGCCAATAACACAggcaaaatgatcaaaaaaacaaaactgaaaaggacaaaaatgtccaaaaggTTGCACAAGGGTTAATCATTTGCCGCAACAGTAGAAGAACAGCAAAGGGCAGTAAACGGTAGAAATATTTGCGTTACAAACAAATgcagagtttatttgcaaaaatggataactccattttttttaatttttcaaaaatcatgttttgttatcatgtttttgttttgtgttagttagctgttttttttttaagttatttttttaactcagtcaaaataacccaactgcagtttgattgagattaattggaatgcacaaggAAAAAACATCTGACAATTGTTAaaggagttatctgtttttgtaaataaacacttCAAATATGTTCTTGATtatgacaaattaaaatataacaaaaaactGTGTGCGGTATCAAGCAACATAACAGActgtttttgtacagctaaaatagCTAGAAGCAGATGACACAGGAAGCCTTGCacatttaagttaaaaatgGCCACATCCattcttgcatttaaaaaaaaagagaaaaaaacgtGGGTGTACCAGAGAAAACAGGGTCTTGCCTCCATACAAACAAATGTCTAGATTAATGGGACTACTGGCTAAGACTCAAGTCATTTCATGTTTACTTACCTCAGGACGCCTGGTAAGTGGAGACTGCAAGAAGAACATTCACGTCTGGGAGCCACAGGAGGGCGGGACTTGGAAGGTTGACCAACGGCCTTTCAGCTCACACAGCAAGTCTGTTGAGGACCTGCAGTGGTCACCTACTGAAGCCACAGTACGTCAGTCAAAAGAGAAcgattatattaaaatattttcgaCAAGTGGATGTAATGGTTAAATTAGTGCTTCTCTCTCACCTCCAGGTTTTTGCATCCTGCTCCGTGGATCAGTCCATTCGCGTTTGGGACATAAGGGCACCACCTAATTCCATGCTCTCAGCCAATGAGGCTCATTCTTCAGACATCAATGTTATCAGCTGGAACCGGACTGAACCTTTTATTTTGTCTGGAGGAGATGATGGCCACCTGAAAGTCTGGGATTTAAGGCAGTTCCAGGTAGGCAAGAGCAAGAggaaacaaatattatttttcagctAAAGCATGaccaattaaattattaaatgaaacaaGTCAGTCTGGAATCACATGAAGAGACAGAAGCATTTCAGGCCATATTTTTTTGTGCCTGTTTGTCAGGTATATTGTTCTAGGGTGTTTAAAGGAACTTACTTGCAAATTATTACTGTGAAATTGTGCTGTATAGTGAGGatgttttcaaaaataattcttagagtagttttatttatgaattaattttagATTGAATGTACACGACCattcaaaatttacttttttttttttttttttttaaggtatcttgtgctcaccaaggctgcatttatttgatcaataatacagtaaaaacagtaatattgtgaaaccgtaatattctatttgaatatatttgaaatatattgaaatGGATAGGTTTTATAAGattctaaatgtttttactgtcacttttaattgtCTGTTAATTTTTACTGTCTCACTTTgtgttgctgaataaaagtaaaaaattctttttttcagtctgGACGTCCAGTGGCCAGTTTTAAGCAGCACAGTGCTCCTGTGACGTCAGTGGAGTGGAACCCTGTTGACTCCAGTGTGTTTGCCGCCTCTGGAGCTGATGATGTTGTCAGCCAATGGGATCTGTCAGTGGAGTCATGTGACGTGGGAGAACAGGCAGAGGGCTTAAAACAACTGCCACCACAGCTACTGTTCCTTCACCAGggccagaaagaagtgaaggaGGTCCACTGGCACCCACAGATTCCTGGAGTTCTCATTTCCACTGCGCTGTCGGGATTCAACATCTTCAGAACTATTTCTGTttaactttgtgtgtgtgtctgtgtgagtgagTTAGCGagaagagcgagagagagagtggaCAGTTTCAGGCAGAAAGAATGTGcatatgtataattttaaatgtacatagatggatgaatggaaCATCTAGTTATGCGTGACTCATGCATTTCTGTCTTTTCTACCCTTTCTGGAACCAGTTTTTCAACAGGCAGAAATAATGTAATTGTGTGATTAAAATGACTCCTTTGTATTCGTTAAAACTCCATTCTGAATCATCCACAAGTCTGTTGTTTGtgtataaactttatttattagttataaCACCAGCATATTTACCGAATGTTTACTTTTCCTTGGGCATCcggtctgtaaaaaaaaagaaaaggaaaaaaaaaagcctctttTCTCTTAACCTAATGGGCAAAACAGAGagatattttagtttttcagtcTAAAGCTGCTAAAGGCAGACTGTGGGTTTTAATTAAGGCAGACTGCTGGTTTTAATGTTCAAAACCATAGTAGCCTTCACACATTATAATGaacagaaaaatgttttttagtccttatttcatgaaaaatgaTTGACAACTCAATTCCTTCTACATTTTGCCTTGgacaaactgttttcatttaacaacTTTAAATTGTCCTAAAGGAAATTTGCCTAGATAATATGCAAAAGATAgataaaataagtttatatttaaaaaaatacaattttataatttGGGTTTTTATGCACTCAATGAGTGCTCTGAATTTTACTTCAAGACTGAGATGAGTTCAGTGACCCTTGCTGGAAAGAGGAAATGGTTTTAATATGGAAGGATGCCCTCCAGCGTAAGTATGAAGAAAGGACTTGTTTAAATTTTTGGCCAATTTTTGagacatttttgtaaatccTCGACTCCACTTCCAGCAGCTGTTACCTTTTTAACTTAGATCTTTAGCCGGTTCTGTAAGACAAATAACTCTGGACTTGTGGTCATGTATGTGGCATTTGTAGATGGTCAACAGCATATACAGAAATTCCCTAATGTGTAGCATTTGGAATTATTTTGAAAGGTCTTGAACTGAActatgctatttttatttatttatcattccaTCCGTAAATCTACCAATCCATCCAACCTTCCTGAAGCTATCTTAAGGCTAGATGATCCCACGCTGatgcaattcaaataaaataggAGGGAGTTAAAGAtggtattcatttatttacttgactttaaaataaaaaaatatatcaataaaaatatagCATGCTTACAGAAATGCATTTGCCTCCCTTTAGCACATTCAAagaatgcaaaatgcctcaaaaagttgaataaaactttaattacacattttggtCTAGCCCAATCTACATGATTTCAATTGGCAGAGTGGTTTCGAGTGTAAAATAATCACTGATTGTCTGTTATATATTCTTTAGCATTCAAATCAAACAACTGTGAAAGCAAGCCAAAAGCaactgcttttttaaaaaatgaacccAACCTATTGAAGCTTTTCATGCTTCTCTTTATGATTCTAGTCGAGAGCTACAGTCAAATAATCAACCAGTATGTTTTCATTCACAGTTTAAAAGCTGTGCAGTTTGCAGCCGTTTAGCTTTAAGACTATTTTGTAGTGTGTAACTATTCATTTTTACACTTCTTAAATGAGTACATCTtcaaaaaaacaatacacaaTCTGATTGCTTTTTGcattttaagatatatatacatatgtaataATGAAAACTCCCAGGAGAAAATTCCAGCATTTGTGAATGCGTTCAGCAACCTTGCATCTTCCCACAAAAAGATAAACTTCATCATTGGCTTTTCAGTGAAACTAAGCAAGACAAAGATGGAAAACATTGGAAAACATTGTCATGTAAGGCACTATAGATAGTcataatataaacaataatttatAACTTTGCATGTTGTATTTGGCTTTAAAAGGTCAGCTGTCATTCTAAGCATCACCTTTTTGTTCTACTCTGTTTGAACTGCAGGTATTCACTCTCCATTGAGATTAAAGCTGTTTCCAGTTAACCGAAGAAGGTAAAGTGCCCTATAACAGAGTTATGAACTGGAAAAACTGAACATTTACTGCTCAATGTTATATAGCTGAGGGAAATGTATGAATAGGTTTGTTCATAGGCTATTCTTTGTAAGACATCACACTGTCCATGGGAGACTTTCAAAATTTGTAGTTATAAAAtccaataaaaaacaaaaccacaacATTGTCTTACTTTCATAAAATAGTTGCAAAATGAGCAAACACCATTGTAAACCTGGAAAGGAAAGTTCCAAATTGTCCAGTTATTGCCTCAAGAAGATATTTTCATTAACTCTTCCTgtatggatgtttttttttttaagaataataaTTCTGTTCATATGTCATGATCCATATACCAATGACTTATTTTTGGTCCTCAAATCGCTCACTGTGTCCTCTTATAGGCCAATCTCATCATCGAATTCGTCCTCAAAAGTGTATCCTTGTTGTCCGTTGGCTCCTTCCTCCTCTGAATCTGTTTCTGAAAGATGCTGGTCTTCTCTCCTCCGGTCCAGCGGTGAGACTCCCTCATATTCTGAGCTCACTGAGGAAGAGAGGCTTGGAGAGTTGTCCTCCCTCCGATTAACCACCTCTGCTTGTCTTGGGTCTTTGTCGTAAGCCGTTCTCCCACTAATCTCTTGCATCACCTTATTTGGTCTCAAGCCCATTTCTTCTTCAACTTCCACATCTAGCCCTTCGATTACTTCCTGTCGCCCGATGATCTCGTCGCGTTTGTCGCTGAATCGCACTTTGGGCCTGAGCCCTTTTGATTTCACGCCATTCACCTCATTCAGCTGCTCATCTCGATGGCTCACCTCTTTGGTCATACTTTCCATCCTCATCCTCTCGCTCAACTCGTGGGCAGCATTCCTTGGTGACATCATCACATCTCTCGTGCTCCTGCTGGAACTAAACACGTCTTCGTTGTCTTTGTGAGAACCCATCATCAGTCCGTCCATCACTCCCAGGACATCTCCTAAAATTGAAGGCCCTAAATCCAAGTCGAGGTCAAAGGAAGAAACTGAATCGGAGTGCCGGAGCTCATTTGGACCGGAATCTTCTGCGTATTCAATTTCATTGTTATGGTTCATCTTATTGTCTGTGGTCTCTACAGTGGCTTCCATGTCTGGTTGTTGCACAGATGTGGGATTAGGACTAGATGGACCATGACTGGACAGGAAGGAGGTGTCACCAAAAGCGTCTCCACCTCGACCAATGTGCATGGTGTGACGGAAATCACCCAGTGGAGCGGAGATCATGGTGGGGTCCAGACGTGGGGTTCGAGAAGATGATTTGTGGAGAGGCATGGTAGCAACTGAGGAACGGAACTGCAAAGTCAGATGAAGGAAAAggtgaaataaacatttaaagtgc is drawn from Onychostoma macrolepis isolate SWU-2019 chromosome 16, ASM1243209v1, whole genome shotgun sequence and contains these coding sequences:
- the zgc:174888 gene encoding uncharacterized protein zgc:174888 isoform X1, with product MSPTVLLLLSILTVQGSGCDDFMKTTIRNLQDSIHLEETSGFPQVFPKNYVVSHYFNDSALCNEPCCVFSAAAFLSNSWIQLLQHLSRVHLKYRFISELILTLDNIAKEKIPDRPDISAFPSVQSSPESLLSFTSSLFTRWLNLDCAFIEHHCVFPTPSEEDQENSPSEEEENVENHEPVDEQQPVIEGETGKMQFDQGPTNGYSESLFSHWTFSFLWITSSLIW
- the zgc:174888 gene encoding uncharacterized protein zgc:174888 isoform X2, yielding MSPTVLLLLSILTVQGSGCDDFMKTTIRNLQDSIHLEETSGFCCVFSAAAFLSNSWIQLLQHLSRVHLKYRFISELILTLDNIAKEKIPDRPDISAFPSVQSSPESLLSFTSSLFTRWLNLDCAFIEHHCVFPTPSEEDQENSPSEEEENVENHEPVDEQQPVIEGETGKMQFDQGPTNGYSESLFSHWTFSFLWITSSLIW
- the grwd1 gene encoding glutamate-rich WD repeat-containing protein 1; its protein translation is MSAAGEDTLPQEDDEFEDMEASGSDENDMEGEGQNGDGEGKVYVPGLQPLRPGEELEMDRSAYRMYHECQTGAPCLSFDVVRDGEGEGREQFPLSMILCAGTQADTALSNRLIVMRMHNLHETDKDKEKKENESSDEESDEDEEDENKKPELELAMMPHYGGINRVRVTQRGEQTFAALWSEKGQVEIFDLRPQLEAVHSSAALSAFIKQQKEATPLFSFSGHMSEGFAIDWSPKVPGRLVSGDCKKNIHVWEPQEGGTWKVDQRPFSSHSKSVEDLQWSPTEATVFASCSVDQSIRVWDIRAPPNSMLSANEAHSSDINVISWNRTEPFILSGGDDGHLKVWDLRQFQSGRPVASFKQHSAPVTSVEWNPVDSSVFAASGADDVVSQWDLSVESCDVGEQAEGLKQLPPQLLFLHQGQKEVKEVHWHPQIPGVLISTALSGFNIFRTISV
- the cdc42ep5 gene encoding cdc42 effector protein 5, translated to MPLHKSSSRTPRLDPTMISAPLGDFRHTMHIGRGGDAFGDTSFLSSHGPSSPNPTSVQQPDMEATVETTDNKMNHNNEIEYAEDSGPNELRHSDSVSSFDLDLDLGPSILGDVLGVMDGLMMGSHKDNEDVFSSSRSTRDVMMSPRNAAHELSERMRMESMTKEVSHRDEQLNEVNGVKSKGLRPKVRFSDKRDEIIGRQEVIEGLDVEVEEEMGLRPNKVMQEISGRTAYDKDPRQAEVVNRREDNSPSLSSSVSSEYEGVSPLDRRREDQHLSETDSEEEGANGQQGYTFEDEFDDEIGL